The region GCTGTTGGCCGCCAATTTCGCCTGAAGCGTATTCGCCACTTCATGCGCCATGTTGGAATAATAGTTGAGCTTGCGGATGCCGCACTGTATGGAGGTGACATAAGCAGCCTCATCCAGGCCGGACCCGCCATGCATCACCAGCGGCAGGCCGGTAAGCTGCTTGATGAGCTTCAAACGTTCAAAATCCAGAACCGGCTCTTGCAGATAAACACCATGTGCTGTCCCGTAAGCGACGGCAAGGGCATCGATATCGGTATGTTCAATAAAGACTTGCGCCTCTTTGGGATTGGTGTACACATCATCCGGATCATATTCTTCTATCTCTTCCTCGTCTCCGCCGCCCTCCGGACGCAGGATCCGGCCAAGCTCGGCTTCTACGGAAACGCCGAGCGCCTTGGCGATCTTGCTGATCTCATTGGTCTGGCGGATATTCTCTTCCAGCGGCAGATGCGCGCCGTCGAACATCACCGACGAGAAGCCCAGCTTCATCGCACGGACCAGAATTTCATGATCCTGGCCATGGTCCAGGTGTACCGCAACCGGAACCCGTGCCTGCCTCGCGGCCGCAAGTATAACCGGAGCGATCACTTCTAGCGGAACAAGCGGAATATGTACTTCCGCAAAGGAAAGAATGACCGGCGAGTTCACCTCCTCGGCCGCAGCAATGATTCCCCGGATCATCTCCAAATTAATTACATTGTACGCGCCGACGGCATAACGCTTGGCTTCGGCATCCTTCATCAACTCTTTGAGGGTCACTAATGGCATTCTTCAGCATCTCCTATGGGTATGACATGACGTTGTTCACCGCTTGATACAGCCGATTATATTTGGCGTAATTCTCATCGTAGTGTTTACGGTTATCCGGACGTGGATAGTAGGTGGTATTCACCTTCACCAGATGGTGCGCCGCATCCTCAAAGGATGGGAACACTCCCAGTGCCACGCCGGCCAACATAATTGCGCCCAATATACCTGCCTCTTCAATATCAAGGGCGGTGATGGGCCTATTCATAATGTCTGCCTTGATCTGCAGCCACAGCCCGGACTTGGCGCCGCCGCCGCAGGCCTTGATCTCTCCAATACTCATGCCCGCTTGCTCCAGGCAATCCAGATTAAGTCTCATTTCATAGGTGACGCCTTCCATTAAAGCTCTATACAGCTCACCCTTGGTGGTATTAAAATTCAAGCCCGCAATGACCCCAGCAGCAGCCGGATTCATGTATGGAGTTCCTGAACCGGCAAAATGGGGCAGTACCAGGAGATCAGTGGGACCTTCTCCGGCGTTCTCGCCCATAATCTCATAGACACTTCGGCCGGACTCATCTGCCGCGCATTTTTCTTCGTAGCCGAACTGATCCCTGAACCACTTGAGCAAGGAACCTCCGGTAAAATTAAAGGCATACGTGGTATATTTCCCCTGAATATAAGGGACTAGCGCCAGCTTGCTGGCGGCAAGCGCCTGGTCATTGACCTGCATTTTACGGAAAACGGGCGTGATGCACTCTACGGTGCCGATGCCGTCTACAGCCGAGCCTTCTTCCGTAACTCCCGCGCCTATAGCCGCGCATACCTGGTCATGTCCGCCGAGCACGAGCTGGAGATGGGCAGGCAAACCTAGCGCCTCAGCTGCTGAGGGTAAAATCTGGCCGATCCGTGATCCAAGCTCCTGCGCCTCGGGAAATATCCCGCGCTTAAGCCGTGCCGCCTGGATAATATCTTCATCCCATCCAAGCCGATGGACATCAAAGGCCATCGTTCGGGATGCCAGCGAATAGTCGATCACTGGTCTTGCACCGAGCTTGAACAGAATAAATGATCCAAACGGCAGAAATGTATGAAGCCGCTCATAAATGTCCGGCTGCTCTTCCCGGTACCACATCAATTTGGAGAGGGTGTACATCGGATGGGGGTGAAGGCCCGTCTTGCTGGTGATGTTCTCCTCCCCAATGTGCTCCACCAATGCCTCCAGTTGCCTGCTTCCCCGCTTGTCGATATACAGGAGGCTGTTCCCGAGCACGTTGCCTCCGTTGTCGAGGAGGACGGCAGCCTCGCCAAAGGAAGAAACGGACAGGCCGGCAAGCCGGGTATGAGGCCTGTCATACATGTTCATTGCGGAACCCAGTACAGCCTTAACCGCTTCCCACACCTTCTGCGGATTCAGCTCGTAACAGCCGCTTGCCGGTGATTCCATGGCGTATTCCCTGTATGCCTGGGCCAGCACTTCACCCGTTGAAGCCATGATCAGGCATTTCGTGCCTGTTGATCCGATATCTAAGCCTATGAGATCCACAGCGGCCCTCCTTTCTCTACAGCACGTATTTCACACCGGCTATACTATAGCGCTCGGAGACTTTTTCTTGTTCTTGTTCCTCTATGCTCACAATGCCTTCTCCGGCAATCTTTATTTTGGCAAAAGGCAGACTCTCAGAAATCGTTGCATAGCTGACTGCATCATCACATAAAAGCAAGCATTCTCCTGCTTCTGCACCGTACAGTACAGGCTCTATATTAAAAACCGTATGATCCCGGACACATAGAACGGGCTCTGCCCAAGGAATCAGCGCACCCTGTTTGATATACACAGGCACTTCATCCTCTGGGACCTGACGCGTGATCCATTGTCCGCCATCCAGCCACTCGCCGGTCAGCCATTCGTACCAGCGGCCTCCGGGTAAGTAGATCTCACGCGTGTCACCGTTGCCGTAGACAACGGGAGCAGCCATCAGATCGTCTCCCACCATAAACTGGTCGAAGCAATCCAGCACCTCGCGGTCCTCCGGGTAATCCATCACCAAGGGACGGATAGGCGGCGCCCCTTGCTTACTGTATTTTCCAAATGTAGCATACAGGTAGGGAATCAGGCTCATCCTGAACTGCATCAGCTTTCTGCATTGCTGCGCGAGCTGCGGCCAGTCCTCCAGCCACTCACCGGCATGGTTACGGTCATGATCGAATTGCTTCCAGGGCGGCGAAGGGATCATATAACAGTTAAGTACAGCCATTGGCGAGAAAATCACAGCACCGATCCGGCGCAGCAGTTCCTCCCTTGTAGCGGTCTGGCGAACCTCCGGCGACCAGAGGAGACCTGAAAACGAAGCGGTGGCCATTCCCCGTACAAAGTCTTCATGATCGTACAGGTCGCTGTACAGCACATAAGGATAAGGCGCCGCGAGCGCGTGCGAAGCACGCACCTGTCCATAGGTCCGGCGGTCCGCTGCCTTGAACGGGGCGAGCATCGTTTGCTGATAGAGCTGGCCGAACAAGCTGTGCATCTGCTCCCCGTCCGCACCTCCCGGAAAACGGGCGAAATCAGGAAATCCCCAGTTGCCGATATAATCGCCGTTGTCGCATTCATCCAGCTTGAAGCCTGACAATCCCGCCTCTATGAATGGCTGATGAATTCCCGTGAAGGCTTCGCGTGCCTC is a window of Paenibacillus sp. FSL H3-0469 DNA encoding:
- a CDS encoding class II fructose-bisphosphate aldolase, translated to MPLVTLKELMKDAEAKRYAVGAYNVINLEMIRGIIAAAEEVNSPVILSFAEVHIPLVPLEVIAPVILAAARQARVPVAVHLDHGQDHEILVRAMKLGFSSVMFDGAHLPLEENIRQTNEISKIAKALGVSVEAELGRILRPEGGGDEEEIEEYDPDDVYTNPKEAQVFIEHTDIDALAVAYGTAHGVYLQEPVLDFERLKLIKQLTGLPLVMHGGSGLDEAAYVTSIQCGIRKLNYYSNMAHEVANTLQAKLAANSAKQRKSYYHDISAWAMEAVQQDIVRTMRIFGSAGQA
- a CDS encoding FGGY-family carbohydrate kinase — protein: MDLIGLDIGSTGTKCLIMASTGEVLAQAYREYAMESPASGCYELNPQKVWEAVKAVLGSAMNMYDRPHTRLAGLSVSSFGEAAVLLDNGGNVLGNSLLYIDKRGSRQLEALVEHIGEENITSKTGLHPHPMYTLSKLMWYREEQPDIYERLHTFLPFGSFILFKLGARPVIDYSLASRTMAFDVHRLGWDEDIIQAARLKRGIFPEAQELGSRIGQILPSAAEALGLPAHLQLVLGGHDQVCAAIGAGVTEEGSAVDGIGTVECITPVFRKMQVNDQALAASKLALVPYIQGKYTTYAFNFTGGSLLKWFRDQFGYEEKCAADESGRSVYEIMGENAGEGPTDLLVLPHFAGSGTPYMNPAAAGVIAGLNFNTTKGELYRALMEGVTYEMRLNLDCLEQAGMSIGEIKACGGGAKSGLWLQIKADIMNRPITALDIEEAGILGAIMLAGVALGVFPSFEDAAHHLVKVNTTYYPRPDNRKHYDENYAKYNRLYQAVNNVMSYP
- a CDS encoding TIM-barrel domain-containing protein; protein product: MQKIASGIYKLTFGTPEEITPVSVLKPDTCLEALNALDDHPLPFTREDIHFQPRQGSVLLELPLDPKEEVYGLGLQLKSFRQSGSKKKLRTNSDPSADLGDSHAPVPFYVSTAGYGVLVDTARYATFFCGGCKRVGSRQDLEQFKSAGTGKGHWEVKKGSGNMLIDIPAAEGVDVYIFCGKDMKDAVSRYNLFSGGGALPPMWGLGMMYRADWHADQEDVLQLARQIRDDEMPCDMFGLEPGWQTNAYSCTYVWDKSRFPDEKGLIRELNEMGYRLNLWEHAYVHPESPIFPELRPHSADSYVWDGLVPDFTQAEAREAFTGIHQPFIEAGLSGFKLDECDNGDYIGNWGFPDFARFPGGADGEQMHSLFGQLYQQTMLAPFKAADRRTYGQVRASHALAAPYPYVLYSDLYDHEDFVRGMATASFSGLLWSPEVRQTATREELLRRIGAVIFSPMAVLNCYMIPSPPWKQFDHDRNHAGEWLEDWPQLAQQCRKLMQFRMSLIPYLYATFGKYSKQGAPPIRPLVMDYPEDREVLDCFDQFMVGDDLMAAPVVYGNGDTREIYLPGGRWYEWLTGEWLDGGQWITRQVPEDEVPVYIKQGALIPWAEPVLCVRDHTVFNIEPVLYGAEAGECLLLCDDAVSYATISESLPFAKIKIAGEGIVSIEEQEQEKVSERYSIAGVKYVL